The following coding sequences are from one Calypte anna isolate BGI_N300 chromosome 18, bCalAnn1_v1.p, whole genome shotgun sequence window:
- the PPP1R27 gene encoding protein phosphatase 1 regulatory subunit 27 → MSRLDCCVQTDVYQPVSSPALCPKAVVSMEDSCPVPASQCSRYAQRLRATRTVHFPNDVVFQDHIREGDLEQVGRFIRARKVTLDTIYPSGMAALHEAVLTGNLECVKLLVKYGADIHQRDENGWTPLHMACSDGYANIARYLISLGASLEATTDEGERPSDLIDPEYKDLVELFEDTTLG, encoded by the exons ATGTCCAGGTTGGACTGCTGTGTGCAGACAGATGTCTATCAGCCTGTCAGCA GTCCTGCTCTGTGTCCAAAAGCTGTGGTCAGCATGGAGGACTCCTGCCCAGTCCCTGCGTCCCAGTGCAGTCGCTACGCCCAGAGACTGAGAGCCACGCGCACCGTGCACTTCCCTAATGACGTAGTCTTCCAGGACCACATCAGGGAGGGGGACCTGGAGCAGGTGGGCAGGTTCATCCGTGCCAGGAAGGTGACGCTGGACACTATCTACCCTTCTG GCATGGCAGCCCTCCACGAAGCCGTGCTTACGGGAAACCTGGAATGCGTCAAGCTCCTGGTTAAATACGGTGCCGACATCCACCAGAGAGACGAGAACGGGTGGACGCCCCTGCACATGGCCTGCAGCGACGGCTACGCCAACATCGCCAG GTACCTCATCTCCCTCGGGGCCAGCCTGGAGGCCACCACCGACGAGGGGGAGCGGCCCTCAGACCTCATCGACCCTGAGTACAAGGACCTGGTGGAGCTTTTCGAAGACACCACCCTGGGCTGA
- the MCRIP1 gene encoding mapk-regulated corepressor-interacting protein 1, with protein MASSPVSRVVYNGKRSSGPRSPGAGSEIFTPAHEENVRFIYEAWQCVERDLRSQMGSERSLVEEYVEKMPNPSLKAFKPVDLGDLKRRNTQDAKKS; from the exons ATGGCCAG CTCCCCCGTGTCCCGTGTGGTGTACAACGGCAAGCGGAGCAGCGGCCCGCGCTCTCCCGGCGCCGGCAGCGAGATCTTCACCCCGGCCCACGAGGAGAACGTGCGCTTCATCTACGAGG cctggcagtgcGTGGAGCGTGACCTGCGCAGCCAGATGGGCTCCGAGCGCAGTTTGGTCGAGGAGTACGTGGAGAAGATGCCAAACCCGAGCCTGAAAG CGTTTAAACCTGTCGACCTGGGTGATCTGAAGAGGAGGAATACACAGGATGCAAAGAAGTCCTAA